Part of the Sphingopyxis sp. 113P3 genome, GGCCGGGGGCTTGCCAATAGACGTTGCGATAGATGGTCGCTGCGGTCTCGCGCGCCAGGTCTCGCATCTCTCCTGCATAGCCCTCCGCCCGGGCGACGGCCTCGGTGATGCCCCAGCAGGTTGCCCCGCCGCGGTCGGCGGGGTGGTTTACATATCGTCCTTCGCGGTCGATGAGAGCGTCGATCATCGCATCGACGTCGACGCGAGGTGGTTTGAAACGGGACACGGAGTCGCTCCTTTGGTTCGCTGTGTTCATATAAAGAACCATATTGGTACAATGTAGGAAAGGGGTTTTTGATGCGGGCATTGGAGGTGCGCGAATTGGCGCCCGATCATCGCGGCTGCCGGCTTGTCGAACGCCCAGCGCCCGAGCCCGGACCTGGCGAGGTGCGCGTGCGGGTTCGCGCAGCGGCGGTCAATTTTCCCGATCTGTTGATGACGCGAGGAGCCTATCAGCTCAAACCCGAGCTGCCGTTCGTGCCGGGACTCGAATTTGCCGGCGAGGTCGATGCGCTCGGCGCAGATGTTCAAGGCTGGGCGAGGGGCGATGCGGTGGTCGGCGCAAATCGGCTGGGCGCGATGGCTGAATATTGCATCGTTCCCGCAAGCGCGCTCCGCCCCAAGCCAGCAGCGCTCAGTATGGAAGACGCAGCGGCCTATGGCGTGGCCTATCTTACGGCTTATGTCGCGCTCGTGCGCTGCGGGCGCGTCGCGGCGGGCGACTGGGTGCTCGTGCACGGCGCTGCGGGCGGCGTCGGGCTGGCGGCAGTCGATCTGGCGAAGGTGCTCGGCGCGCGCGTGATCGCGGCCGCGAGCACTCCCTCGAAGCGCGAGGCGATTGCCGATCTCTATACGCCCGACGCCGTGATCGCGGCCGAGCCGGGCTTTCGCGGGTCGGTAAAGGCGATCACGGGCGGGAAGGGGGCCGACCTCATCTTCGACCCGGTGGGCGGGGACGTCTTCGACGAATCGACGCGTTGCATCGCCTTTGACGGGCGGCTGCTTGTCGTCGGCTTCGCCTCGGGCCGGATCCCGGAGATTTCGGTGAACATGCCGCTGATCAAAGGCTTTTCGGTCGTCGGCGTACGCGCGGGTGAATATGGGCGCCGCTTTCCCGAGCGCGGGGGCGAGAATCTGGCGGCGATCGACACGCTCGCCGCCGAAGGACGCATCCGCCCGCATGTTCATGCCGTTCTCGACCTTGCTGACTGGCGAGACGCCTTTGCGATGATCGAGCGGCGCGAGGTGGTGGGGAAACTGATTCTGCGGCCATAGTCCCGGCGCGCCTGCACCGGCCCTCCTGCATAGCTATGCGCAAAATTTTGCGGATAGTCAGCGGCGTAAGGCACGGCTAGTCTTTCGCGCCATAAGGAGCGCAGACGCGCCCGCCGCGATACTTCCCGGGAGACGATCATGGCCCTAGCGCCCGATACCGCCAGCAGCACCGACCCGCGCCCCGGCTCGGACAGCAGCGCCCATGTCGACGCACCCGAGCTGCGCCTCTTCGTGATGGGCCTTTTCTTCATCTTCGGCGGCATCACGTCGCTCAACGACGTGATCATCCCGAAGCTCAAGGAATTGTTCACACTCAACTATACGCAGGCAATGCTCGTGCAGTTCTGCTTCTTCACCGCCTATCTGGTGATCGGCATCCCAGGGGCAAAGCTCGTCAAGAAGATCGGCTATATGCGCGGCGCTGTCGCGGGCCTTCTCACAATGCTCGTCGGCTGCCTGCTCTTCATCCCAGCATCGCAAAACGCGATTTACGAACTCTTCCTGCTCGCCCTGTTCGTGCTGGCGAGCGGAGTCGTGATCGTGCAGGTTGTCTCCAACCCGCTGATTTCGCTTCTCGGCAAGCCCGAAACCGCGCACAGCCGCCTCACTTTTGCGCAGGCCTTCAATTCGCTCGGGACGACGCTGTTTCCGCTGGTGGGAGCGGGGCTCATCCTTGGCAGCATCGTCAACCTCAAAGCCGAAGATCTTTCGGGCCCCGCGCTCGCCGCCTATCGCACCGCCGAGAGCCAGGCGATCGTCAACGGTTATCTCGGCATTGCCGTTGCGCTCGCGATCGTCGCCGCCGCGGTGTGGATGTTCCGCAACCGGCTGCCGCACGATGCCGAGAGCATGTCGGGCGGCGAGCTTGTCCGCCTGCCGCGCTATCTTGCTGGCCTTGCGCTGATAGTCGGCGGCGCGCTTGCCGCGACCAGCATCAACTCGGTCATCGGCTTGCTGCTTATCCTGCTCGCGCCGGTCGTATGGCTGTACGGCAATGATCTCCTCAAGCGCCGCCGCTTCGGCTTCGGCGCGCTGTGCATCTTCCTCTATGTCGGCGCCGAAGTCGCGATCGGGTCGCTGATCATCAATTATCTGGCCGAGGACCGCGTGCTCGGCCAGCCCGAAGCGGTCATCGGCTGGATGGTGTTCTTCTATTGGGGCGGCGCCATGCTCGGCCGTTTCGCCGGCTCTCTCCTGATGTATCTTGGTATCAGTCCCGGCAAGCTCCTCGCCTTCAACGCGGTAGGCGCGATCCTTCTCATCCTGATTTCGGCGAACAGCAGCGGGGAGCTCGCGGCCTATTCGCTGCTCGCGATCGGTCTGATGAACTCGATCATGTTCCCGACGATCTTCAGCCTTGCGAGCGAGAGACTTGGAAATCGCGCCGCGGACGGGTCGGGGATCATCAATGTGGCAATATTTGGCGGCGCGGTCGTGCCTGTGGCGACCGGCGCGCTTGCCGACGCCGCAGGCGGCAATCTCGCGCTCGCCTTGACGCTGCCAGCGCTCTGCTACGCGGTCATCGCGGCCTACGGCATCTATGCACGGAGACCCGCGGTCGATGCACCCGCCGCCTAGGCGGCGATTGGCGCGATCACGGCCCTGAGCAACCCTGCCGCATCGCCTGGGGCAAGCCGCAGCTGCAGCCCGCGCTGCCCGCCATTGATATAGACGTGCGCGAGCGCGAGCGCGGCCTCGTCGATGACGGCAGGCACCTGGCGCATCTGTCCAAAGGGGCTGACGCCGCCCACCTTGTAGCCCGAGACGCGCTCGGCTTCCGCGACCGGCATCATCGCGGCCGACTTGCCGCCGAGCGCCGCGGCAAGCTTTTTCATCGATACCTCGCGGTCGGATGCAAGAATCGCGCAGGCGGGTTTTCCGTCCACGCGCAGCATCAGTGTTTTCAGGACGCGCTCGGGCGCCTCGCCCAGAGCCTCGGCCGCCTGCAGGCCGACGCGCTCTGCCGCGGGATCATAATCATAGCTGTGGATGGTAAAGGCGATTCCCGCCTGTTCGAGCGCCCTTGTCGCCCGCGTGGCCCGCGACATGCGCCGTCTCCCAATTGAATGGCAATGGAGAAAGCGGAAGAAATTGGTCGGGACGAGAGGATTCGAACCTCCGACCCCCACACCCCCAGTGTGATGCGCTACCAGGCTGCGCTACGTCCCGACCGGCCCTATTGGGCAGGCGAGGCCCCTAGCGCGGCTGGGCGGGGGATGCAAGGCTCTGTTGCGCGAAGCGTGCATGGTGGAGGCGGCGGCGAAGGAGAAGGTTCGGGGACGCCTTGACCTGAGGGGCCGGGACCCCATTTTCGCGAAGCCTGTCGGGGGGAGGCCATGCAGCCATTGGTTGCGCCGTGCTTTCCTGCATGATAGGCGCCGCGCCATATTTTCTGCGCGCCCTTTCCTAGCTGGAATGGCCCGCGCTTCCAACGGAAAGTCTTTCATTCATGTCGACGAACTTGCTTCTGACCCAGGCG contains:
- a CDS encoding NADPH:quinone oxidoreductase family protein, whose amino-acid sequence is MRALEVRELAPDHRGCRLVERPAPEPGPGEVRVRVRAAAVNFPDLLMTRGAYQLKPELPFVPGLEFAGEVDALGADVQGWARGDAVVGANRLGAMAEYCIVPASALRPKPAALSMEDAAAYGVAYLTAYVALVRCGRVAAGDWVLVHGAAGGVGLAAVDLAKVLGARVIAAASTPSKREAIADLYTPDAVIAAEPGFRGSVKAITGGKGADLIFDPVGGDVFDESTRCIAFDGRLLVVGFASGRIPEISVNMPLIKGFSVVGVRAGEYGRRFPERGGENLAAIDTLAAEGRIRPHVHAVLDLADWRDAFAMIERREVVGKLILRP
- a CDS encoding sugar MFS transporter, yielding MALAPDTASSTDPRPGSDSSAHVDAPELRLFVMGLFFIFGGITSLNDVIIPKLKELFTLNYTQAMLVQFCFFTAYLVIGIPGAKLVKKIGYMRGAVAGLLTMLVGCLLFIPASQNAIYELFLLALFVLASGVVIVQVVSNPLISLLGKPETAHSRLTFAQAFNSLGTTLFPLVGAGLILGSIVNLKAEDLSGPALAAYRTAESQAIVNGYLGIAVALAIVAAAVWMFRNRLPHDAESMSGGELVRLPRYLAGLALIVGGALAATSINSVIGLLLILLAPVVWLYGNDLLKRRRFGFGALCIFLYVGAEVAIGSLIINYLAEDRVLGQPEAVIGWMVFFYWGGAMLGRFAGSLLMYLGISPGKLLAFNAVGAILLILISANSSGELAAYSLLAIGLMNSIMFPTIFSLASERLGNRAADGSGIINVAIFGGAVVPVATGALADAAGGNLALALTLPALCYAVIAAYGIYARRPAVDAPAA
- the ybaK gene encoding Cys-tRNA(Pro) deacylase, translated to MSRATRATRALEQAGIAFTIHSYDYDPAAERVGLQAAEALGEAPERVLKTLMLRVDGKPACAILASDREVSMKKLAAALGGKSAAMMPVAEAERVSGYKVGGVSPFGQMRQVPAVIDEAALALAHVYINGGQRGLQLRLAPGDAAGLLRAVIAPIAA